One region of Ananas comosus cultivar F153 linkage group 9, ASM154086v1, whole genome shotgun sequence genomic DNA includes:
- the LOC109715733 gene encoding tyrosine decarboxylase 1 isoform X2, whose translation MESELKPMDSEQLREYAHKMVDFIADYYKMIESFPVLSQVKPGYLKELLPDSAPCKPENLEDVFDDIRQKIIPGITHWQSPDYFAYYPSNSSTAGFLGEMLSAGFNIIGFSWIASPAATELEMIVLDWFAKMLKLPEQFLSTGQGGGVIQGTASEAVLVVLLAARDKILLKAGRKSLEKLVVYCSDQTHSAMQKACQIAGIFPENFRVLKTDSSSNYALLPEVLSEAISKDLSFGLIPFFLCATVGTTSSAAVDPLLKLGNISKVHDMWFHVDAAHAGSACICPEYRHHIDGVEEADSFCMNAHKWFLTNFDCSLLWVKDRSALIQSLSTNPEFLKNKASQENSVVDFKDWQIPLGRRFRSLKLWMVLRLYGLENLQSYIREHIKLAEQFEQLISSDSRFEIVAPRTFSLVCFRLLPPLYDQDDGYKLNYNLLDAVNRSGKIFMSHTVLSGKFVLRFAIGAPLTEERHVVAAWKVLQDEATILLRGS comes from the exons AT GGAGAGCGAGTTGAAGCCGATGGATTCGGAGCAGCTGAGGGAGTACGCCCACAAAATGGTCGATTTCATCGCCGATTACTACAAAATGATCGAATCCTTTCCCGTTCTTAGCCAAGTTAAG CCAGGATATCTTAAGGAGCTCCTACCTGATTCGGCTCCCTGCAAACCTGAAAATCTTGAAGATGTTTTCGATG ATATACGTCAGAAGATAATCCCAGGCATCACTCATTGGCAGAGCCCTGATTATTTTGCTTATTATCCGTCTAATAGCAGCACTGCTGGGTTCCTAGGAGAGATGCTCAGCGCCGGCTTCAATATCATTGGGTTCAGTTGGATAGCGTCTCCTGCCGCGACGGAGCTGGAGATGATTGTTTTGGATTGGTTcgctaaaatgcttaagctgcCTGAGCAGTTCCTTTCGACAG GGCAAGGTGGAGGGGTAATCCAAGGAACAGCAAGCGAAGCTGTCCTTGTAGTTCTATTAGCTGCAAGAGACAAAATTTTATTGAAGGCTGGAAGAAAGTCCCTTGAAAAGCTGGTGGTTTATTGTTCCGATCAGACACATTCTGCTATGCAAAAGGCATGCCAG attgcagggatatttccagAAAACTTTAGAGTGCTCAAGACTGATAGCAGTTCAAACTATGCTCTTCTTCCTGAAGTACTCAGTGAAGCGATTTCCAAGGACTTGTCATTTGGCTTGATACCATTTTTCCTCTGTGCTACA GTGGGCACTACCTCTTCAGCAGCTGTAGATCCATTATTGAAACTAGGAAATATTTCTAAG GTCCATGACATGTGGTTCCATGTTGATGCTGCACATGCGGGCAGTGCTTGTATATGTCCAGAGTACCGTCATCATATTGACGGCGTGGAGGAAGCAGATTCATTTTGCATGAATGCTCATAAATGGTTTCTTACGAATTTTGATTGCTCGTTGCTTTGGGTAAAG GACCGAAGTGCTCTTATACAATCTTTGTCCACAAATCCCGAGTTTCTGAAAAACAAG GCTTCACAAGAAAACTCTGTTGTGGATTTCAAAGACTGGCAAATTCCTCTTGGACGCCGTTTCAG ATCTCTGAAGCTTTGGATGGTTTTGAGACTATATGGTTTGGAGAATCTGCAAAGCTACATCCGAGAGCACATAAAGTTGGCTGAGCAGTTCGAACAGCTCATCTCTTCTGATTCTAGGTTTGAG ATTGTTGCTCCAAGGACCTTTTCACTTGTTTGTTTCCGCCTTCTCCCTCCTCTGTATGACCAAGATGATGGCTATAAACTGAACTACAATCTCCTCGACGCAGTAAACAGAAGCGGGAAGATCTTCATGTCTCATACT GTTCTTTCTGGCAAGTTTGTTCTGCGGTTTGCGATCGGAGCACCCCTGACTGAAGAGCGGCATGTCGTGGCGGCGTGGAAGGTGTTGCAAGATGAGGCCACCATCCTCTTAAGAGGCTCCTAA
- the LOC109715733 gene encoding tyrosine decarboxylase 1 isoform X1: MESELKPMDSEQLREYAHKMVDFIADYYKMIESFPVLSQVKGSSLPSLSPSLEKASSSPYPPPTVRDLWWMYQPGYLKELLPDSAPCKPENLEDVFDDIRQKIIPGITHWQSPDYFAYYPSNSSTAGFLGEMLSAGFNIIGFSWIASPAATELEMIVLDWFAKMLKLPEQFLSTGQGGGVIQGTASEAVLVVLLAARDKILLKAGRKSLEKLVVYCSDQTHSAMQKACQIAGIFPENFRVLKTDSSSNYALLPEVLSEAISKDLSFGLIPFFLCATVGTTSSAAVDPLLKLGNISKVHDMWFHVDAAHAGSACICPEYRHHIDGVEEADSFCMNAHKWFLTNFDCSLLWVKDRSALIQSLSTNPEFLKNKASQENSVVDFKDWQIPLGRRFRSLKLWMVLRLYGLENLQSYIREHIKLAEQFEQLISSDSRFEIVAPRTFSLVCFRLLPPLYDQDDGYKLNYNLLDAVNRSGKIFMSHTVLSGKFVLRFAIGAPLTEERHVVAAWKVLQDEATILLRGS, encoded by the exons AT GGAGAGCGAGTTGAAGCCGATGGATTCGGAGCAGCTGAGGGAGTACGCCCACAAAATGGTCGATTTCATCGCCGATTACTACAAAATGATCGAATCCTTTCCCGTTCTTAGCCAAGTTAAG GGATCATCGTTGCCGTCACTATCACCATCGCTGGAGAAGGCATCGTCGAGTCCATATCCTCCGCCAACAGTGAGAGATCTTTGGTGGATGTACCAA CCAGGATATCTTAAGGAGCTCCTACCTGATTCGGCTCCCTGCAAACCTGAAAATCTTGAAGATGTTTTCGATG ATATACGTCAGAAGATAATCCCAGGCATCACTCATTGGCAGAGCCCTGATTATTTTGCTTATTATCCGTCTAATAGCAGCACTGCTGGGTTCCTAGGAGAGATGCTCAGCGCCGGCTTCAATATCATTGGGTTCAGTTGGATAGCGTCTCCTGCCGCGACGGAGCTGGAGATGATTGTTTTGGATTGGTTcgctaaaatgcttaagctgcCTGAGCAGTTCCTTTCGACAG GGCAAGGTGGAGGGGTAATCCAAGGAACAGCAAGCGAAGCTGTCCTTGTAGTTCTATTAGCTGCAAGAGACAAAATTTTATTGAAGGCTGGAAGAAAGTCCCTTGAAAAGCTGGTGGTTTATTGTTCCGATCAGACACATTCTGCTATGCAAAAGGCATGCCAG attgcagggatatttccagAAAACTTTAGAGTGCTCAAGACTGATAGCAGTTCAAACTATGCTCTTCTTCCTGAAGTACTCAGTGAAGCGATTTCCAAGGACTTGTCATTTGGCTTGATACCATTTTTCCTCTGTGCTACA GTGGGCACTACCTCTTCAGCAGCTGTAGATCCATTATTGAAACTAGGAAATATTTCTAAG GTCCATGACATGTGGTTCCATGTTGATGCTGCACATGCGGGCAGTGCTTGTATATGTCCAGAGTACCGTCATCATATTGACGGCGTGGAGGAAGCAGATTCATTTTGCATGAATGCTCATAAATGGTTTCTTACGAATTTTGATTGCTCGTTGCTTTGGGTAAAG GACCGAAGTGCTCTTATACAATCTTTGTCCACAAATCCCGAGTTTCTGAAAAACAAG GCTTCACAAGAAAACTCTGTTGTGGATTTCAAAGACTGGCAAATTCCTCTTGGACGCCGTTTCAG ATCTCTGAAGCTTTGGATGGTTTTGAGACTATATGGTTTGGAGAATCTGCAAAGCTACATCCGAGAGCACATAAAGTTGGCTGAGCAGTTCGAACAGCTCATCTCTTCTGATTCTAGGTTTGAG ATTGTTGCTCCAAGGACCTTTTCACTTGTTTGTTTCCGCCTTCTCCCTCCTCTGTATGACCAAGATGATGGCTATAAACTGAACTACAATCTCCTCGACGCAGTAAACAGAAGCGGGAAGATCTTCATGTCTCATACT GTTCTTTCTGGCAAGTTTGTTCTGCGGTTTGCGATCGGAGCACCCCTGACTGAAGAGCGGCATGTCGTGGCGGCGTGGAAGGTGTTGCAAGATGAGGCCACCATCCTCTTAAGAGGCTCCTAA